The following proteins come from a genomic window of Sorghum bicolor cultivar BTx623 chromosome 3, Sorghum_bicolor_NCBIv3, whole genome shotgun sequence:
- the LOC8069791 gene encoding zinc finger CCHC domain-containing protein 9, whose protein sequence is MLVTCGQPAASAVARRLRLPGRARPAPRLRRRCVAASASDGAGTPSSPLHCNPLADLLGPDVEPSGSRSQSTAPITEKGKLRSWVGPNGQYYRELPCPSCRGRGYTPCKECGIDRSSLDCPMCNGKGIRMCLQCSGERVIWQESVDEQPWEKVRSSSPLKVKEDDEVDKLEININKPKRSKRTYASPSPEVAMKISQSLRSLNAQTGLFTKHMKIIHQDPELRAQRVAAIKKTKGTAVARKRASEIQKAFFSDPENRLKRSIAMKGVKFYCSKCGQEGHRSFYCPTVRKGSTRLRFRCRLCGGEGHNSRTCGKPKSEKEHQQQPRHCSRCGERGHNRRNCPTSTDVGIGASGYVVNKVNGSNSAVYSCSICLEKGHNKRTCPKRKATLVNEKCE, encoded by the exons ATGCTAGTAACGTGCGGCCAGCCCGCGGCTTCCGCGGTGGCCCGCCGGTTGAGGCTGCCCGGGCGTGCGCGGCCAGCGCCGCGTTTACGCCGACGCTGCGTCGCTGCTTCTGCGTCGGACGGCGCCGGCACTCCAAGCTCTCCG CTCCACTGCAACCCTTTGGCGGATCTCCTGGGGCCGGACGTTGAACCCAGCGGCTCACGCTCACA GAGTACAGCTCCAATTACAGAAAAGGGGAAACTGAGGTCTTGGGTCGGTCCAAATGGGCAGTACTACCGTGAGCTGCCTTGCCCCAGCTGTAGGGGTAGAGGTTACACTCCATGCAAGGAGTGCGGAATAGATAGATCAAGTTTGGACTGCCCTATGTGCAATGGCAAG GGGATTCGAATGTGTCTACAGTGTAGTGGAGAGCGTGTGATATGGCAGGAATCTGTTGATGAACAGCCATGGGAGAAAGTTCGGTCAAG TTCTCCCCTGAAAGTAAAAGAAGATGACGAAGTTGACAAGTTAGAGATTAATATCAACAAGCCCAAAAGATCAAAGCGTACTTATGCATCACCCTCTCCGGAAGTTGCCATGAAGATTAGCCAGTCTTTAAGA AGTCTAAATGCTCAAACAGGATTGTTTACTAAGCACATGAAGATTATACACCAAGACCCCGAATTGCGTGCTCAAAGAGTTGCTGCAATCAAG AAAACAAAAGGTACTGCTGTTGCAAGAAAGCGTGCTTCAGAAATTCAAAAGGCATTCTTCAGTGATCCTGAGAACCGGCTCAAGAGAAGCATTGCCATGAAAG GGGTGAAATTTTACTGCAGCAAATGtggacaagaaggacatagaagCTTTTATTGCCCTACAGTGAGGAAAGGTTCAACTAGGCTGCGGTTCAGGTGCCGGTTGTGTGGAGGAGAAGGGCATAATAGTCGAACATGTGGAAAACCAAAGTCCGAGAAGGAGCACCAACAACAACCTCGGCACTGCAGCCGATGTGGTGAAAGGGGACACAACCGGCGTAACTGCCCCACATCCACTGATGTGGGCATTGGTGCTTCAGGTTATGTGGTCAACAAAGTTAATGGTTCTAATTCAGCTGTTTATTCATGTAGTATCTGCTTAGAAAAGGGGCATAACAAACGAACATGCCCGAAAAGAAAGGCTACCCTAGTAAATGAAAAGTGTGAGTAG